One part of the Mariniblastus fucicola genome encodes these proteins:
- a CDS encoding amino acid kinase family protein, which produces MSRRVVKLGGSVLRAGQIGPTLKVWLEENDDLQNIIVVGGGSFADVVRELQGLQNLGEQQSHELACHAMSLNAKVVSCLIPEAEFCDRISQLENSQSSNIIFDAAQWTIGKSDIPASWDFTSDSIAARLASELDAAELVLIKSRMGSIGEPGFVDAHFTKEARSVKSVRVCTLNA; this is translated from the coding sequence ATGAGTCGACGCGTCGTAAAACTTGGCGGCAGCGTGCTCAGGGCAGGGCAGATCGGCCCGACGCTGAAAGTCTGGTTAGAGGAAAACGATGACTTGCAGAACATCATCGTCGTCGGTGGGGGCAGCTTTGCGGACGTTGTTCGTGAACTTCAGGGTCTGCAAAATTTGGGGGAACAACAGTCGCATGAGCTTGCCTGTCACGCGATGAGCCTCAATGCGAAAGTCGTGTCCTGCCTGATTCCCGAGGCTGAATTTTGCGATCGAATTTCGCAGCTGGAGAACTCGCAATCTTCCAACATCATTTTCGATGCCGCGCAGTGGACGATTGGAAAATCCGATATCCCTGCCAGCTGGGACTTCACCAGCGACTCAATTGCCGCGCGTCTGGCCAGCGAACTTGACGCGGCAGAACTGGTGCTGATCAAATCGCGAATGGGCAGCATCGGTGAACCGGGCTTCGTTGACGCGCACTTTACGAAAGAAGCCAGGTCGGTCAAATCCGTCCGCGTGTGTACACTGAACGCATGA
- a CDS encoding hydantoinase/oxoprolinase family protein: MNWLGLDIGGANIKAATCDGQVISIPFRFWIEHERLQESLSDIISQLAGSQSVRIAATMTAELTDCFESRRDGVTFIVHALENACHKRQLQPPLFAGTDLQFRDADAARIHWLETAASNWAIMATFASRFLPNQTGFVVDMGSTTSDIIPVHDGSVAAKGKTDSQRLRNGELVYVGSDRTPVCSVVDSLTFEGNHVPIAREFFATISDAMLVCGRTTEDPSDTDTADKRPRTVLAAAQRIARMVCEDVSTIGLDSAKALASQILDRVEEIFLDGFRTQQSDPGNFICTGSGVAFVSHILEKHYPTANITILGNEVGGEMDSGAPAFATAVLAREKFQA, from the coding sequence ATGAATTGGCTTGGACTCGACATCGGCGGAGCAAACATCAAAGCTGCGACGTGCGATGGCCAAGTCATCTCGATCCCTTTCCGTTTCTGGATCGAGCACGAGCGATTGCAGGAATCGCTTTCTGATATCATCAGCCAACTGGCGGGCTCACAATCGGTTCGTATCGCCGCAACGATGACGGCGGAACTTACGGACTGCTTTGAATCACGGCGCGACGGTGTCACGTTTATCGTCCACGCTCTGGAAAACGCCTGCCATAAAAGGCAATTGCAGCCACCTTTGTTTGCCGGAACGGATCTACAGTTCCGCGACGCAGATGCTGCCAGGATTCACTGGCTGGAGACCGCGGCGTCCAACTGGGCGATCATGGCGACCTTTGCCAGCCGATTTTTGCCGAATCAGACAGGCTTCGTCGTCGACATGGGATCCACAACTTCCGACATCATTCCGGTACACGACGGATCTGTTGCCGCGAAAGGAAAAACGGACTCACAACGATTGCGAAACGGAGAATTGGTCTACGTTGGTTCCGACAGAACTCCCGTCTGCAGCGTCGTCGACAGTCTGACTTTCGAGGGAAATCATGTCCCGATCGCTCGTGAATTCTTCGCGACCATTTCGGATGCGATGTTAGTGTGCGGCCGCACTACTGAAGATCCTTCGGATACCGACACGGCGGATAAAAGGCCTCGAACCGTTTTGGCTGCGGCTCAACGGATTGCCAGAATGGTCTGCGAAGACGTTTCAACGATCGGGCTTGATTCTGCGAAAGCACTCGCGTCGCAAATCCTTGATCGCGTCGAAGAGATCTTCCTGGACGGATTTCGAACCCAGCAATCCGATCCGGGCAATTTCATCTGCACCGGAAGCGGAGTTGCATTCGTGAGCCACATACTCGAAAAACATTATCCGACAGCGAACATCACTATCCTGGGAAATGAAGTCGGCGGAGAAATGGACAGCGGGGCTCCGGCATTCGCGACTGCGGTTCTCGCGCGGGAGAAGTTTCAGGCATGA
- a CDS encoding TIGR01777 family oxidoreductase: MSEHTTLVTGGTGFVGGYLVPKLDRTILTTRDVERAKKKAGADGDEFLEWSDDLKIDPTTKIESVVNLMGESIAEGRWTDEKKKRIRSSRIDSTRTLVDQILKLEQRPKVMVSASAVGIYGDPGEVIVDETYPPADNFLGDVCVDWENEALRLAEHGVRVVLIRIGIVLGRGGGAMEKMLPLFKMGLGGRLGSGKQWVPWIHVDDLAGMILWAIENDSVSGPVNASAPNPVRNSEMTQAIAKAVGRFAILPAPKFALRIALGEFANSLFSSQRVVPGVANEKGYSFQHSTIESALDEIVDK; this comes from the coding sequence ATGTCTGAACATACAACACTCGTTACAGGTGGCACCGGCTTTGTCGGCGGATATCTGGTTCCCAAACTTGACCGAACCATTTTGACGACGCGCGATGTCGAACGCGCGAAGAAGAAAGCGGGGGCCGATGGAGACGAGTTCCTGGAATGGTCAGACGATTTAAAGATTGATCCGACCACGAAAATTGAATCGGTCGTTAACCTGATGGGAGAATCGATCGCGGAAGGCCGTTGGACTGATGAGAAGAAAAAGCGGATTCGATCCAGTCGCATTGATTCGACTCGGACTCTTGTCGATCAGATCCTGAAGCTGGAGCAACGCCCGAAAGTCATGGTGTCCGCCTCCGCTGTCGGAATCTACGGCGACCCTGGTGAAGTGATCGTCGACGAAACGTATCCTCCGGCTGACAATTTTCTGGGCGACGTTTGCGTGGACTGGGAAAACGAAGCATTGCGACTTGCCGAACACGGCGTCAGAGTCGTCCTGATTCGCATCGGCATCGTCCTTGGTCGCGGCGGCGGAGCGATGGAAAAGATGCTTCCGCTGTTCAAAATGGGACTGGGCGGGCGACTGGGCAGCGGCAAACAATGGGTGCCCTGGATTCACGTTGACGATCTGGCCGGTATGATCTTGTGGGCAATCGAAAACGACTCGGTTTCAGGCCCCGTCAATGCGTCGGCCCCAAATCCGGTTCGCAACAGCGAGATGACTCAGGCGATCGCCAAAGCCGTTGGCCGTTTCGCGATTTTGCCAGCACCGAAATTTGCACTGCGGATTGCGTTGGGGGAATTTGCCAACAGCCTGTTTAGTTCGCAGCGCGTCGTTCCGGGCGTGGCGAACGAAAAAGGGTACTCGTTCCAGCACAGCACTATTGAATCCGCACTCGACGAAATCGTAGACAAATGA
- a CDS encoding sulfatase family protein, with translation MRTGSMRSRKPRYRYTTLFVVVFLINCLPSAEPMQALAASEPVAKPNIILINLDDADAEMFSDSTLAERFPNLHQLAGRSVKFSNVHATTPLCGPSRACLLRSQYAHHCGIRVNEPDVQASYGFDGGMRSYVERGHASDDLSTWMQDAGYHTMHVGKFLHHQTLFMIPEGWDDFYSSVGGRYFETYRITNRGGPGPYSERLAPGIYRTNAEAADSIELIERQANAQNEKPFFLFLNPFGPHRQQVDSGEMYEDKYSHLWPDATPPESPSYNEADMSDRSGPLKHMSLISPYSHEYLATHFRERLLAMKSVDDMVGDIVATLEEQGLTDNTYIFVTSDNGFALGHHRLVSKGVAVDRATNVPLLVAGPGIDPGRSSHLLAHIDIGPTIVQLAGGSTPSFVDGVSFASVIANPENAAAVRDSVLIENFETRTMFGAEHEFASTGLRLKTAIYVEWATGGREYFNLSRDPDQIENIYSQIPLSNKQTFANKLRKMKSWAPASASFRKPYFDLEPLEYPYTLEGIAESAVSTREVRIAIRDLTTGKFWDGSQWSDAFKQVSATLAHPNAMLTTWKLPLDFGDQPPAGLAKAWVWGLDWSSTFQSPESVTFRLGKVTSRVTLDSPSYAQCFAGTVDLHGSAVSGVQPQLEDFELRIRDVNSLEFWNGNSFSRSSVYLSAQRTPGSWSLSATLPPGTYRVSINGRDLDGNAFDVIHRLFHVDP, from the coding sequence ATGCGGACAGGATCAATGCGAAGCCGGAAGCCACGATACCGTTACACGACTTTATTCGTTGTCGTTTTCCTCATCAACTGCTTGCCTTCCGCAGAACCGATGCAGGCGTTGGCCGCAAGCGAACCGGTTGCCAAGCCCAATATCATTTTGATCAACCTGGATGATGCTGACGCGGAAATGTTCTCCGACAGCACACTCGCCGAACGGTTTCCGAATCTGCATCAGCTGGCCGGACGCAGCGTTAAATTCTCAAACGTTCACGCCACGACACCGCTGTGCGGGCCCTCGCGAGCCTGCCTGCTTCGATCGCAATACGCTCACCACTGCGGCATCCGAGTCAACGAGCCGGATGTCCAGGCTTCCTATGGGTTCGATGGTGGAATGCGATCCTATGTCGAGCGCGGGCATGCCAGCGATGACCTCTCCACGTGGATGCAGGACGCGGGTTATCACACGATGCACGTCGGAAAGTTTCTGCATCATCAAACACTCTTCATGATCCCGGAAGGCTGGGACGATTTTTACTCTTCCGTTGGCGGTCGATATTTTGAAACGTATCGCATCACCAACCGTGGCGGGCCAGGTCCGTACTCGGAACGATTGGCTCCGGGAATTTATCGCACCAACGCGGAAGCAGCGGACTCGATCGAACTGATCGAGCGGCAAGCGAACGCTCAGAATGAAAAACCGTTCTTCCTTTTCCTCAACCCGTTTGGACCTCATCGTCAGCAAGTTGATTCCGGCGAAATGTACGAGGACAAGTATTCGCACCTGTGGCCTGACGCGACGCCGCCAGAATCGCCTTCCTATAACGAGGCCGACATGAGCGACCGCTCTGGGCCACTGAAACACATGTCTCTCATCAGCCCGTATTCGCACGAATACCTGGCAACGCACTTTCGGGAACGGCTTTTGGCAATGAAGAGCGTTGACGATATGGTCGGAGACATCGTTGCGACGCTGGAAGAGCAGGGACTGACGGACAACACTTACATTTTCGTCACGTCAGACAACGGCTTTGCCCTCGGGCACCATCGTCTGGTTTCCAAAGGAGTCGCTGTCGATCGCGCCACAAACGTGCCTCTGTTGGTCGCCGGTCCGGGCATTGATCCTGGCCGATCCAGTCACTTGTTGGCACATATCGATATCGGGCCGACGATCGTTCAGCTGGCCGGTGGCTCGACCCCGAGCTTTGTCGATGGTGTTTCGTTTGCCAGTGTGATTGCGAATCCAGAGAACGCCGCTGCGGTGCGTGACAGCGTGTTGATTGAGAATTTTGAGACGCGGACCATGTTCGGAGCCGAGCATGAATTTGCTTCGACGGGCCTGCGACTGAAGACCGCGATTTACGTTGAGTGGGCGACAGGCGGACGCGAGTATTTCAACTTGAGTCGCGACCCGGATCAAATCGAAAACATCTACAGCCAAATTCCGCTCAGCAACAAACAGACTTTCGCCAACAAGCTTCGAAAAATGAAGAGCTGGGCCCCGGCGTCTGCCAGTTTTCGCAAACCGTACTTCGATCTTGAACCGTTGGAGTATCCCTACACGCTTGAAGGAATCGCAGAATCGGCTGTCTCGACTCGGGAAGTTCGAATCGCAATCCGCGACTTGACCACGGGAAAGTTTTGGGACGGGAGCCAGTGGTCCGACGCTTTCAAGCAGGTGTCCGCAACGCTCGCTCATCCGAATGCGATGCTAACGACGTGGAAGTTGCCGCTTGATTTCGGCGACCAACCGCCGGCGGGTTTGGCTAAGGCCTGGGTTTGGGGGCTCGATTGGTCGTCGACGTTTCAGTCCCCCGAATCGGTCACGTTCCGGCTGGGCAAAGTCACGTCCCGTGTCACGCTTGACAGTCCAAGCTACGCTCAATGCTTTGCCGGCACAGTGGACCTACACGGAAGCGCCGTTAGCGGTGTGCAGCCGCAGCTGGAAGATTTTGAGCTCCGCATTCGCGACGTCAATTCGTTAGAATTCTGGAACGGCAATTCGTTCTCACGATCGAGCGTCTATTTGTCGGCTCAGCGAACGCCAGGCTCCTGGAGCTTATCCGCCACGCTGCCGCCCGGCACTTACCGGGTCAGCATCAACGGTCGCGACCTGGATGGCAACGCGTTCGATGTGATCCATCGGCTTTTTCATGTTGATCCCTGA
- a CDS encoding outer membrane protein assembly factor BamB family protein: protein MNFRNLTAIAFVACFCVSNLFAQDASDSENSDWPQILGANRNGVLADSVTLGWQKTPDVIWETEIGEGFSGPVIVDDELILFHRPDGARGKFLIVEKFNVTDGRSVWKQKIASQYRGAMDGDAGPKATPVIQDGFVYCYGPDGELACLEFDTGKIVWELNARKKFNASEGYFGCGSSPLVVDGKVLLNVGGRKGASVVAFDASDGEVLWKAIDDEASYSSPIVVEHDGKKMAVFLTRTRFVGLDVDSGKVLFSNSFGKRGPTAVASMPVAFGSKLFANAAYRVGATVVDLKNLKTAGDEIAPDWSSENAFASHYGTPVFFNGHFYGTSGREDMRNGSFRCLEASTGDVKWDQDSFPVAHTLLIGEQLLVLDYEGKLSLIEPSPAGFQQIQSATIFNGPTRSIPAFSDGKLFFRSNAKSRVGKLVAIDVSEK, encoded by the coding sequence ATGAATTTCAGGAACCTTACCGCGATCGCGTTCGTAGCCTGCTTCTGCGTTTCGAACCTGTTCGCGCAAGACGCGTCCGATTCCGAAAATTCAGACTGGCCTCAGATTCTTGGCGCAAACCGCAACGGAGTTTTGGCCGACAGCGTCACGCTGGGTTGGCAGAAAACGCCAGACGTAATATGGGAGACCGAAATCGGCGAAGGATTCTCCGGTCCCGTTATTGTCGATGACGAACTGATCCTGTTTCATCGTCCCGACGGCGCGCGAGGGAAATTTTTGATCGTCGAAAAGTTCAACGTGACCGACGGCCGGTCAGTTTGGAAGCAAAAGATCGCGTCGCAGTATCGCGGGGCGATGGACGGCGATGCAGGGCCGAAGGCGACGCCGGTGATTCAGGACGGATTTGTGTATTGCTACGGTCCCGACGGTGAGCTGGCCTGTCTTGAGTTCGATACTGGAAAAATTGTCTGGGAACTGAACGCTCGGAAGAAATTCAATGCATCAGAAGGCTACTTTGGCTGCGGCTCTTCGCCATTGGTCGTCGACGGCAAAGTCCTGCTGAACGTGGGCGGAAGAAAGGGCGCTTCGGTCGTCGCCTTTGATGCGAGCGATGGAGAAGTTTTGTGGAAAGCGATTGACGACGAAGCCAGCTATTCGTCGCCGATTGTTGTTGAGCACGATGGCAAAAAGATGGCTGTTTTTCTGACACGAACCCGATTCGTGGGGCTCGACGTTGATTCCGGGAAGGTGTTGTTTTCGAACTCGTTTGGCAAACGTGGTCCGACAGCCGTGGCGTCGATGCCTGTCGCCTTCGGCAGTAAACTTTTTGCGAACGCAGCGTATCGAGTTGGTGCAACGGTCGTCGATCTGAAGAACCTGAAAACCGCGGGTGACGAGATCGCTCCGGATTGGTCCAGTGAGAACGCGTTCGCAAGTCACTACGGAACCCCCGTCTTCTTCAACGGTCATTTCTATGGAACCAGTGGCCGGGAAGATATGCGGAACGGTTCTTTTCGCTGCCTCGAAGCGTCGACGGGCGACGTTAAATGGGACCAGGATTCGTTTCCTGTTGCCCACACCTTGCTGATCGGTGAGCAGTTGTTGGTGCTGGACTATGAGGGCAAGCTGAGCCTGATTGAGCCGTCGCCTGCCGGGTTTCAACAAATTCAATCGGCGACCATTTTTAATGGCCCAACGCGCTCAATTCCTGCTTTCTCTGATGGGAAATTGTTTTTTCGGTCCAACGCAAAATCACGAGTCGGAAAACTGGTCGCGATCGACGTCAGCGAAAAATAG
- a CDS encoding tetratricopeptide repeat protein yields MAAFAINCDDCGWSLNTSVDEPAISSQGATTATAVKGTKTAASQGAKAPRSSREADAHLEKAMQRIEKESYEAAVRSINRAIVAAPLNRIGECYSLRGYCHLKLDDFVRSEKDCTEAIRQSWNDAQTFAWRAAARGEQNRWRHAFSDLEKAWHLSDDDRDRFTGLMDSYSDACEAWFEKQEPTPATLSEMGWVHYCRSRYRKAEDCFEKAIEMDADYALAAAGLAKLIFENKSSTGRYRSDRAREVLQHCAVAMTGDSECHQVVLPIRIKIHRSKADLDRAMEDLNHLSALAKDDSELAVRCCRLRFEAGDYMVAIQELSKMLKSDPPPADALLLRGDCYREIRNHSLAIVDYSRFLKLRRNDTDALARLAESKLAIGKVDEALSEVEHAIDIDEACFSAYICRSKIKLQQGKLDEAITDCRKASLIDNSQPQVFATLASINFKLGRYTESIEEYSRAIELEEDVRLKANLLYLRGIALYELGRYQASYADFKKACHYRPNHAGSWIWKSAACARLEKWTDAIAGLQSAIATRPSSQDEYRKLGAPVATKAIEFFDRQQQRGQATPDLFRRRALALQFLGEFDKAIEDYTNALRLDADNVETLIRRGQTLYSVGKNDEAIKDFKSAIRRDRGNDQALFQLANTRFDMGQYATALRDVKLAIESSPRNVRYYGLYADVLQKLGQHEGVIEALDRATLLDSTDPVTYQKRGQVHMLRRNYVNAISDFTRSLELSPNQPEVTLARGQAYLKADQPQQAIEDFERVLTQNLGMAKAYSGRAAAMATLGRHEYALIWLTKAFHRFQRPRDLSELVFARGKIFVLMGRPAPAIDDFTTVARLMEEDDKTVAAARYARAIARYGLDQPEKAKRDFAKVFKLDPRNEHAALALQWLNDPESCDKPKLLEPATEIVRPTRPGVVRSAVTLTTPPKDWTAEKPYHTWILRTLDKKEYGPMSRETLNLWIEEGRVDFGMKLLRADWSKWKRAEKIFNELGVSSEPPESDENVDVRPE; encoded by the coding sequence TTGGCGGCCTTTGCAATCAATTGCGATGATTGCGGTTGGTCACTCAATACGTCTGTCGATGAGCCCGCGATCTCGTCGCAGGGCGCGACAACAGCCACGGCAGTGAAGGGGACAAAAACTGCAGCGTCCCAGGGTGCGAAGGCTCCTCGCTCAAGTCGCGAAGCTGATGCTCATCTCGAAAAGGCGATGCAGCGAATTGAAAAGGAATCTTACGAGGCGGCCGTTCGATCGATCAATCGTGCCATCGTGGCCGCGCCGCTGAACCGGATCGGAGAATGTTATTCGCTGCGAGGCTATTGTCATCTGAAGCTGGACGATTTCGTGCGTTCGGAAAAAGACTGCACCGAAGCAATTCGACAGAGCTGGAACGATGCTCAAACTTTCGCGTGGCGTGCAGCCGCGCGTGGCGAGCAAAACCGCTGGCGGCATGCGTTTAGCGATTTGGAAAAAGCCTGGCATCTGTCGGATGATGATCGCGACCGGTTCACAGGCTTGATGGATTCCTATTCCGATGCTTGCGAAGCGTGGTTCGAGAAACAGGAGCCGACTCCAGCAACGTTGTCGGAGATGGGTTGGGTTCACTACTGCCGCAGTCGTTACAGGAAAGCGGAAGATTGCTTCGAGAAGGCAATCGAAATGGACGCGGATTATGCTCTCGCGGCTGCTGGTCTGGCAAAACTGATTTTCGAAAACAAGTCATCGACTGGTCGTTACCGTTCGGATCGTGCCAGAGAAGTCCTGCAGCATTGTGCGGTTGCGATGACAGGCGATTCTGAATGCCATCAGGTTGTTCTGCCGATTCGGATCAAGATCCATCGCAGTAAAGCAGATCTCGATCGCGCGATGGAAGACCTGAACCACCTTTCTGCGCTTGCGAAAGACGACTCGGAACTGGCCGTTCGGTGCTGCCGTTTGCGATTCGAAGCGGGCGACTATATGGTCGCGATTCAGGAGCTTTCGAAAATGCTCAAGTCGGATCCACCGCCTGCGGACGCGCTTTTGCTGCGAGGCGATTGCTACCGGGAAATCAGAAACCACTCGTTGGCGATCGTCGACTATTCGCGGTTTCTGAAGCTGCGGCGAAACGACACCGATGCGTTGGCTCGACTTGCGGAATCCAAATTGGCGATCGGGAAAGTTGACGAAGCTTTGTCGGAAGTCGAGCATGCGATCGATATCGATGAGGCCTGTTTTTCAGCCTATATTTGCCGTTCAAAAATCAAACTTCAACAAGGTAAGCTCGACGAAGCGATCACGGATTGCCGCAAGGCTTCGCTGATCGACAACAGCCAGCCTCAGGTCTTTGCGACGCTGGCCTCCATCAATTTCAAATTGGGCCGATATACCGAATCGATCGAAGAATATTCTCGGGCGATTGAGTTGGAAGAAGATGTGCGGCTGAAGGCCAACTTGTTGTATCTGCGAGGCATCGCGTTGTACGAACTTGGCAGGTACCAGGCATCGTATGCGGACTTTAAAAAGGCCTGCCACTATCGCCCCAATCATGCCGGCAGTTGGATTTGGAAATCCGCGGCCTGTGCCCGGCTGGAAAAATGGACGGACGCGATTGCAGGGTTGCAGTCGGCGATCGCGACACGTCCTTCATCTCAGGATGAGTATCGCAAGCTGGGGGCTCCGGTGGCGACCAAGGCGATCGAGTTTTTTGATCGACAGCAGCAACGCGGGCAAGCGACGCCGGATCTGTTTCGCCGTCGTGCGCTGGCGCTGCAGTTTTTGGGTGAGTTTGACAAGGCGATTGAGGACTACACAAATGCCTTGAGGCTGGACGCGGACAACGTCGAGACATTGATTCGTCGTGGGCAAACTTTGTACTCCGTTGGCAAGAACGATGAAGCCATCAAGGATTTTAAATCTGCGATCAGGCGTGACCGCGGAAACGATCAGGCTCTTTTTCAGTTGGCGAATACGCGTTTCGATATGGGGCAGTACGCGACGGCGCTTCGTGACGTGAAACTCGCGATCGAAAGCTCGCCTCGTAATGTTCGGTACTACGGTCTGTATGCGGACGTGTTGCAGAAACTTGGTCAACATGAAGGCGTCATCGAAGCGCTCGATCGCGCGACGTTGCTCGATTCGACAGATCCGGTGACGTATCAAAAACGTGGCCAGGTGCATATGCTGCGACGCAACTACGTCAACGCGATCAGTGACTTTACGCGTTCCCTAGAGCTCAGCCCTAATCAGCCTGAGGTCACGTTGGCGAGAGGCCAGGCGTATCTCAAGGCCGATCAGCCGCAACAGGCGATCGAAGACTTCGAAAGAGTGTTGACGCAGAATCTTGGGATGGCCAAGGCTTATTCTGGACGCGCCGCCGCGATGGCAACGCTGGGGCGGCACGAATACGCACTGATCTGGCTGACAAAAGCTTTCCATCGTTTTCAACGACCACGCGATCTTTCCGAGCTTGTGTTTGCGCGTGGCAAGATTTTCGTATTGATGGGACGCCCCGCGCCGGCCATCGATGACTTTACGACCGTCGCCAGATTGATGGAAGAAGACGACAAAACGGTTGCCGCGGCACGCTATGCACGGGCTATCGCCAGATACGGTTTGGACCAGCCTGAGAAAGCCAAGCGTGATTTCGCCAAAGTCTTTAAGCTTGATCCGAGAAACGAACACGCGGCTCTCGCGTTGCAGTGGCTCAACGATCCCGAAAGTTGCGACAAGCCGAAGTTGCTGGAACCTGCAACCGAGATCGTTCGACCGACTCGGCCGGGAGTGGTGCGTTCCGCAGTCACGCTCACGACGCCGCCGAAAGACTGGACGGCGGAGAAACCGTATCACACTTGGATTTTGAGAACGCTGGATAAAAAAGAATACGGTCCGATGTCACGCGAGACATTGAACTTGTGGATTGAAGAAGGCCGCGTTGATTTCGGTATGAAGCTGTTGAGAGCTGACTGGTCCAAATGGAAGCGTGCCGAGAAAATTTTTAACGAGCTGGGCGTTTCGTCGGAGCCGCCGGAATCGGACGAGAACGTGGACGTGCGACCCGAGTAG
- a CDS encoding IS701 family transposase: MDGTWIRQMKPALTRFLNRFSDCFSRKDTRAHMPTYVQGQLSNLARKSVEPIALAAGVPVRTLQEFLAQYAWNEDAVRDRLQQMVATERGSKRAIGVFDETSDVKKGTKTPGVQRQWCGKVGKTDNCMVTVHLAFAQDDFHCLLDGELFLPESWSEDRERCRVAGIPDEMVYQPKWKIALELYDRALSNGLEFEWITFDEGYGSKGPFLRALDAKAQLFIGEVPVSMTGWIKKPGLQHPPKDPCRGRPQKGARVAKDNPKAQPFRKLLEESTRFTNQSWERYRVKDGDKGPMVWEVKHAMIYRPDGKSVSSKRWHLLVARNPLKPDEIKYFLSNAPAATSVQKLLLVAFSRWHVERCFQDQKQDIGLDAWEGRKYLGLKRHMILSCVSYLFLTKMREKLGGKKIRVHRLSGSRRRIGTGPDLVA; encoded by the coding sequence ATGGATGGTACTTGGATTCGTCAGATGAAACCAGCTTTGACACGTTTTCTGAATCGGTTCTCAGATTGTTTTAGTCGAAAAGATACCCGTGCTCATATGCCAACGTATGTTCAGGGTCAGCTATCAAACCTTGCTCGCAAGAGTGTTGAGCCCATTGCACTGGCTGCAGGAGTTCCCGTTCGCACGCTTCAGGAGTTTCTTGCTCAATACGCATGGAATGAAGACGCCGTGCGAGATCGTCTGCAACAGATGGTGGCAACCGAGCGAGGTAGCAAGCGTGCCATCGGCGTGTTTGACGAAACGAGCGATGTCAAGAAAGGCACCAAGACGCCTGGCGTTCAGCGTCAGTGGTGTGGCAAGGTTGGCAAGACCGATAACTGCATGGTGACGGTTCATCTTGCTTTTGCTCAGGATGACTTTCACTGCTTGCTTGATGGTGAGTTGTTCCTTCCTGAGAGCTGGTCTGAAGATCGCGAGCGTTGTCGCGTTGCCGGGATCCCCGACGAGATGGTGTATCAGCCAAAGTGGAAGATCGCACTGGAGCTTTACGATCGCGCGCTGTCCAACGGTCTGGAGTTTGAGTGGATCACCTTTGACGAAGGCTACGGCTCCAAAGGCCCGTTTTTACGAGCTCTTGATGCCAAAGCACAGTTATTCATCGGCGAGGTTCCGGTTTCAATGACCGGCTGGATCAAGAAACCCGGGCTCCAACATCCTCCCAAAGATCCGTGTCGTGGTCGGCCGCAAAAAGGTGCGCGAGTTGCCAAAGACAATCCCAAAGCTCAGCCGTTTCGCAAACTGCTGGAAGAATCCACGCGGTTCACGAATCAGTCATGGGAGCGTTATCGCGTCAAAGATGGAGATAAAGGTCCCATGGTCTGGGAAGTCAAGCATGCGATGATTTATCGTCCTGACGGCAAGAGTGTTTCGAGCAAGCGTTGGCACTTGTTGGTGGCTCGTAACCCACTCAAGCCGGATGAGATCAAGTACTTTCTCAGCAACGCGCCGGCTGCAACAAGCGTTCAAAAGTTGTTGCTCGTTGCCTTCAGCCGCTGGCATGTCGAACGTTGCTTCCAGGATCAAAAGCAGGACATTGGACTCGACGCCTGGGAGGGCCGGAAGTATCTCGGGCTCAAACGACACATGATTCTGTCGTGCGTAAGCTACCTGTTCTTGACGAAGATGCGAGAAAAGCTCGGGGGAAAAAAAATCAGGGTTCACCGTCTATCAGGTTCACGACGCCGTATCGGCACTGGTCCAGACTTGGTGGCTTAA